In a single window of the Thermomicrobiales bacterium genome:
- a CDS encoding type III pantothenate kinase encodes MFLAIDVGNTNVHIGLTEDLTAPWLRTFRFSSARDRTADEWHALLDVHFEALTCDDCIVAMCSVVPAITRSLTEYVEQRFGISPLLVSSQLPLGIEVCTDQPRETGTDRLTNAVAVDVLYGRPAIVVDFGTATKVDALDADGRFLGGAIATGLGVSMDALASRAARLYAVPIEIPREAIGRNTTHAVQAGVVLGHLKMVEGLVEMAKAELGGCETVVLTGGNGALFSERSSELGPYEANLTLEGLRFIAQRAQSATGQ; translated from the coding sequence GTGTTTCTCGCGATCGATGTCGGCAACACAAATGTGCACATTGGGCTGACCGAGGATCTGACGGCGCCTTGGCTGAGAACGTTCCGGTTCTCCTCCGCACGTGATCGGACAGCTGATGAATGGCACGCGCTCCTCGATGTCCATTTCGAGGCACTCACCTGCGACGATTGCATTGTTGCGATGTGCAGCGTTGTCCCCGCCATTACCCGCAGCCTGACCGAGTATGTGGAGCAGCGGTTCGGGATTTCTCCGTTGCTGGTATCGAGCCAACTACCGCTCGGCATCGAGGTCTGCACCGATCAGCCACGCGAAACCGGCACCGATCGCCTGACCAACGCGGTCGCGGTCGATGTGCTCTACGGCCGTCCGGCCATCGTCGTCGACTTTGGAACGGCGACCAAGGTAGATGCGCTCGACGCGGATGGCCGCTTTCTTGGAGGAGCGATCGCTACAGGTCTGGGTGTAAGCATGGATGCGCTTGCGTCACGGGCTGCGCGTCTGTACGCCGTCCCAATCGAGATTCCGCGCGAGGCAATCGGACGCAACACCACACACGCGGTACAGGCCGGGGTGGTACTCGGACACCTGAAGATGGTCGAAGGCCTGGTCGAAATGGCCAAAGCCGAGCTCGGCGGCTGCGAGACCGTCGTGCTCACCGGTGGCAACGGCGCGCTCTTCTCCGAACGTTCCTCGGAATTGGGCCCATACGAAGCCAACCTCACCCTCGAAGGCCTTCGCTTCATTGCGCAGCGTGCCCAATCGGCGACCGGGCAGTAG